The Salvia miltiorrhiza cultivar Shanhuang (shh) chromosome 1, IMPLAD_Smil_shh, whole genome shotgun sequence genome has a window encoding:
- the LOC130996708 gene encoding uncharacterized protein LOC130996708, whose translation MIKNFIMNHGMRLVMFNKFVPLKLLSIAATRFASVIVMLKRLKLIKRCLLELVISEQWEAYREDDVEKASNVKMKVLDDTWWDKVDYILSFTAPLYEMLRACDTDKPCLHLVYDMWDTMIEKVKQAIYKHERLQPEQTSNFYDVVHTILVSRWNKNNTPLHCLAHSLNPRYYSHEWLSEDSSRVAPHRDPEVAKERINCLKKYFPLMSERRVVAQEFANFSSMAGDFSDSDSIAQCYDMDLKSWWVTYGTSAPALQCLALKLLVQPSSSSCA comes from the exons ATGATCAAGAACTTCATCATGAATCATGGAATGCGCTTGGTAATGTTCAACAAATTTGTTCCTTTGAAGTTGCTTTCGATTGCTGCAACTCGATTTGCTTCAGTTATTGTGATGTTGAAGCGTCTCAAGCTTATCAAGAGATGTTTACTTGAGTTGGTAATTAGTGAGCAATGGGAAGCATATCGAGAGGATGATGTTGAGAAGGCGAGCAATGTTAAAATGAAAGTATTAGATGACACTTGGTGGGATAAGGTTGACTATATACTTTCATTTACGGCTCCTTTGTATGAGATGCTTCGTGCTTGTGACACAGACAAGCCATGTCTTCACTTAGTCTATGACATGTGGGATACTATGATTGAGAAGGTAAAGCAGGCGATCTACAAGCATGAAAGACTTCAACCAGAGCAGACAAGCAACTTCTATGATGTTGTTCATACGATCTTAGTTAGTCGTTGGAACAAAAACAACACACCCCTTCATTGTTTGGCTCATTCCCTCAATCCGAG ATATTATAGCCACGAATGGCTTTCAGAGGACTCCTCCCGAGTTGCACCACATAGGGATCCAGAAGTTGCCAAGGAAAGAATCAACTGTTTGAAGAAATACTTTCCTCTCATGTCTGAGAGAAGAGTTGTAGCACAGGAGTTTGCTAACTTCTCTAGCATGGCTGGTGATTTTTCTGACTCTGATTCGATTGCACAATGTTATGATATGGATCTCAAGAGTTGGTGGGTTACATATGGCACAAGTGCACCTGCACTTCAATGTTTAGCATTGAAGTTACTTGTGCAACCCTCATCCTCATCATGTGCTTAG